From Fusarium fujikuroi IMI 58289 draft genome, chromosome FFUJ_chr07, a single genomic window includes:
- a CDS encoding related to protein KRI1 produces the protein MGKSTEDPKNNKRTLLDDSDSEPEDGGAAIATTGFKVNEDFARRFEHNKKREERHRLEEKFKNTGKQPDNDDDGESSSSDEEEDEDGFLATEDLDAQISATLQAIRNKDPKVYDKEVTFYKPDDPTATATEKEKKEKPIYLKDYHREKYMRGDTGAEDAGEDVPMTYNQEQDVLKNSIVAEMHAAANDNSDDEDGGFMKRKEADRADSNGVHPSRKAAMAITEVDVANADKNPETFLSNFMSARAWVPPDGSNWKAFESDEGEDDDDRADQFEQAYNLRFEDPERSNEFLRSYARDVAAAKSVRREEKTGRKRQRELERERKEAEKKERREEKARLKKLKLDEAQERLRKIKRTAGNAGKDLTDEDWIKFLDDAWEDDKWEEEMKKRFGDDYYAQQDDAVASEDEEQEGGKNKSKHPKKPKWDDDIDIKDIIPDFEDDEKKPNISLSDVEDDAQEGEGEGEGEGEGEGEGEGEGEGEGEGEGEGEGDEDEDEGEDGRASKKRKTDHKKARKESQKQARQERAKLEALVDSKLELTDHAIFKQSSHAPFRYRETSPQSFGMTARDILLAPSDAALNDYAGLKKLATFRDQEKKRKDKKRLGKKARLRQWRREIFGKEYERDGPTYGFERLISADEDAGGAVIEPASDKKRKHKKEDGEEDNVVGDVGERKKKRKRSKSKKNASTTTAEE, from the coding sequence ATGGGGAAGTCCACTGAGGATCCCAAAAACAATAAGCGCACCCTCCTTGATGATAGCGACTCCGAACCAGAAGATGGAGGCGCCGCTATTGCCACGACCGGCTTCAAGGTGAACGAGGACTTTGCCCGTCGTTTCGAGCACAACAAGAAACGGGAAGAGAGACATAGACTAGAAGAGAAGTTCAAGAATACAGGGAAGCAGCCAGACAATGACGACGACGGCGAGTCGTCCTCGtctgacgaggaggaggatgaagatggctttCTTGCGACTGAAGATCTCGACGCCCAGATCTCTGCCACTCTCCAAGCCATTCGAAACAAGGATCCCAAGGTCTACGATAAGGAAGTGACCTTCTACAAGCCCGATGACCCCACCGCCACAGCaaccgagaaggaaaagaaggaaaagccGATCTACTTGAAGGATTACCACCGAGAAAAGTACATGCGGGGTGACACTGGTGCCGAGGATGCCGGCGAGGATGTGCCCATGACCTACAACCAGGAACAAGATGTTCTCAAGAATTCAATCGTGGCTGAGATGCATGCTGCCGCCAATGACAACTCtgacgacgaggacggcGGTTTCATGAAGCGAAAGGAGGCGGACAGGGCGGACTCAAATGGTGTGCACCCCTCGCGCAaagcagccatggccatcaCCGAGGTAGATGTTGCCAACGCCGACAAGAACCCTGAGACTTTCTTGTCAAATTTCATGAGCGCGCGTGCCTGGGTCCCTCCAGATGGTTCGAACTGGAAAGCGTTTGAGtcggatgaaggagaggatgacgatgaccgCGCCGATCAGTTTGAACAGGCTTATAACTTGCGATTCGAGGACCCGGAGCGGAGCAACGAATTCCTTCGATCATATGCTCGTGATGTTGCCGCAGCCAAGTCAGTCAGACGTGAGGAGAAGACTGGCCGCAAGCGTCAACGTGAACTTGAACGTGAGCGTaaggaggccgagaagaaggagaggcgtgaggagaaggctcgtctaaagaagctcaagcttgatgaggccCAGGAAAGGCTGCGCAAGATCAAGCGCACAGCTGGCAATGCGGGCAAGGATCTCACCGATGAGGACTGGATCAAGTTCCTCGACGACGCATGGGAGGATGACAAGTGGgaagaggagatgaagaagagatttgGTGACGATTACTATGCTCAACAAGACGATGCTGTAGCATCAGAGGACGAGGAACAAGAAGGCGGAAAGAACAAGTCCAAGCAtcccaagaagccaaaatgggatgatgatatcgacatCAAGGATATCATTCCAGATTTCGAGGACGATGAAAAGAAGCCAAACATTAGCCTGAGTGATGTCGAAGACGACGCCCaggagggtgagggtgagggtgagggtgagggtgagggtgagggtgagggtgagggtgagggtgagggtgagggtgagggtgagggtgagggtgagggtgacgaggacgaggacgagggcgaggatggcCGGGCCTCAAAGAAGCGCAAGACAGATCACAAGAAGGCCCGTAAGGAGTCACAGAAGCAAGCTCGTCAAGAGCGcgccaagcttgaggctcTTGTAGACTCCAAACTTGAGCTTACCGACCATGCCATCTTCAAGCAATCATCTCATGCTCCTTTCCGCTACCGCGAGACCTCCCCCCAATCTTTTGGAATGACCGCGCGCGATATTCTCCTCGCTCCCTCCGACGCTGCCCTCAACGACTATGCTGGGCTCAAGAAACTTGCCACCTTCCGCGACCAGGAAAAGAAGCGCAAAGACAAGAAGCGTCTCGGTAAGAAGGCTCGTCTACGCCAGTGGCGTCGTGAGATCTTTGGAAAGGAGTATGAGCGCGACGGTCCTACATATGGCTTCGAGCGCTTGATCTCTGCTGATGAAGACGCTGGTGGCGCCGTGATCGAGCCCGCGAGTGataagaagaggaagcacaagaaagaagatggcgaggaggatAACGTGGTAGGCGATGTTggtgagaggaagaagaagcgaaagagatccaagagcaagaagaatgCTTCTACCACCACAGCTGAGGAATAG
- a CDS encoding related to nitrate assimilation regulatory protein nirA has protein sequence MSGRAVSNSQHAQQSFGSGPQLYRDVAELHAVPSPSHGALMDHSHFDDFAFAYQGLPDQPSLVSLADHAHAHTSQSPTAFPQHQAMSGLAHNGLPFGTLSGGNRSQSMDGSDAPPDRTSPASNALEDSTTDEFGLASRSRADATDLGGKPKEDKADATPAWSELKTKAGKKRKRLPLACIACRRKKIRCSGEEPACKHCLRSRIPCVYKVTTRKAAPRTDYMAMLDKRLKRMEERIIKVIPKSDQEVASSVTRAVVKPAIPGTVPSNKPTKKRGAEEAFGPDLEAWAKAPSKPKIDGDDRPSSLQVQEAEENKLQHEGTEALPSKEIQEHLAEVFFDNIYGQSYHLLHKPSYMRKLKNGTLPPVLVLTVCAVAARFTSSPLVNSSGPEFLRGEEWASHARDICTRRYEWPNLTILTCLLILGLHEFGTCQGGRSWALGGQAIRMAFALQLHKDLEYDPSGRTGPKKQLSFIDREIRRRIMWACFLMDRFNSSGTDRPMFIREDTIQIPLPVKEKYFQFDMPAPTEMLDGQVPHPASPNDGQLADARENMGVAAFLIRAIALWGRIITYLSQGGKDLDPNPMWEDEFQYVKHLNDVVNLEASLPSSLKYSAENLDVHKTENTASQFLFMHICLQHNILFVSRAAMSARKQQGVHDDFFSEASKRTFSAANQISELLREAEQSRCFVSAPFAGYCAFSSTTVHILGVISGNPNMKPTAEANLTTNVKYLHKMKKYWGMFHWMVENVRTQYRNALDAMRAGANLQDRAAQSSFLQYGDWFNRYPHGLSDAEFMDPATHKRKDSGADGVLEAKPELQSVEEYFSTLPTPQSVEHKDTIRAVGPKRKQSAKKQAGLPTQSGQHLESMQGTDADSVSGAQERRFSGGLGLPSNSYNPLAVSNAQNPAYSTAMSPMSPANMTAFSHHAHTPTFFPPELLAMNFGQGANGNIDPLDRQLVFGGYSLDASTGLGGGQDIMSGLDWDAVASGAHPDGGLQGRRSTAKAGMNGQAAGMADGAGLSGPEASSAWFMPFNMEPPEMGQDPGFNMGGIDPFTGVFGGGGSGLATPNALGGLQQQGP, from the exons ATGTCCGGTCGTGCCGTTTCGAATTCTCAACATGCCCAGCAGTCCTTCGGTTCCGGTCCTCAACTCTATCGCGACGTCGCTGAATTGCACGCTGTGCCATCTCCCTCTCACGGCGCCTTAATGGATCACTCACATTTTGACGATTTCGCGTTTGCTTACCAAGGTCTTCCTGACCAACCTTCTCTCGTTTCTCTGGCCGATCACGCCCACGCCCATACCTCACAATCACCCACTGCATTTCCTCAGCACCAGGCGATGTCTGGGCTTGCACACAACGGTTTACCATTCGGCACCCTTTCTGGAGGCAACCGGAGCCAGAGCATGGATGGTTCCGATGCTCCTCCAGATAGGACGTCTCCCGCATCCAACGCCCTCGAAGACTCGACTACTGATGAGTTTGGATTGGCTTCCCGTAGTCGTGCAGATGCCACGGATTTGGGCGGTAAACCTAAGGAAGATAAAGCCGATGCCACACCGGCGTGGAGTGAACTGAAGACGAAAGCcgggaagaaaagaaaacgcCTCCCGCTCGCGTGCATTGCATGTCGCCGAAAGAAGATCCGCTGCTCAGGCGAGGAACCCGCCTGCAAGCACTGTTTACGCTCTCGTATACCATGTGTGTATAAGGTCACCACTCGGAAGGCGGCACCACGGACAGACTACATGGCCATGCTCGATAAGCGATTGAAGCGTATGGAAGAACGCATTATAAAGGTCATTCCCAAGTCCGATCAGGAAGTAGCTTCGTCTGTGACTCGGGCCGTTGTTAAACCAGCGATACCAGGAACCGTACCTTCAAACAAGCCAACCAAAAAGCGTGGCGCTGAGGAAGCCTTTGGACCTGATCTAGAAGCGTGGGCCAAGGCGCCCTCGAAGCCCAAgatcgatggcgatgataggCCCAGTAGCCTACAAGTACAGGAAGCCGAGGAGAATAAGCTGCAGCACGAAGGCACTGAGGCACTACCCTCCAAAGAAATTCAGGAGCACCTGGCAGAGGTGTTTTTCGACAACATTTATGGTCAATCTTATCATCTTCTCCACAAACCCAGCTATATGCGAAAGCTGAA AAATGGTACGCTGCCCCCAGTGCTTGTCCTCACAGTGTGCGCTGTAGCTGCTCGTTTCACCTCGAGCCCGTTGGTGAATTCTTCGGGACCTGAGTTCCTACGCGGCGAAGAATGGGCGTCACATGCTCGAGATATCTGTACCAGGCGATACGAATGGCCGAATCTCACAATCTTGACCTGTCTCCTCATTTTGGGCCTTCACGAATTTGGAACATGCCAGGGTGGCCGTAGCTGGGCCTTGGGCGGTCAAGCAATTCGCATGGCCTTCGCCCTTCAGCTGCATAAAGACCTTGAGTATGACCCCTCCGGTCGCACTGGCCCTAAAAAACAGCTTAGCTTCATCGACCGAGAAATTCGACGACGTATAATGTGGGCGTGCTTTCTCATGGACCGTTTCAATTCTTCGGGGACAGATCGGCCCATGTTCATCAGAGAGGACACGATCCAGATTCCTCTGCCGGTGAAGGAGAAGTACTTCCAATTCGATATGCCCGCTCCAACCGAGATGCTCGATGGTCAAGTTCCTCACCCAGCATCACCCAATGATGGGCAACTTGCTGATGCACGAGAGAACATGGGAGTTGCAGCATTTCTGATCCGAGCCATCGCCCTTTGGGGACGGATCATTACCTACCTTAGCCAAGGCGGAAAAGATCTGGACCCAAACCCCATGTGGGAGGACGAATTTCAATATGTAAAGCATCTCAACGATGTCGTGAATCTCGAAGCCAGTTTACCTTCGTCACTCAAGTACTCTGCTGAGAATCTCGACGTCCACAAGACAGAAAACACGGCAAGTCAATTTCTTTTCATGCATATCTGCCTGCAGCATAACATCCTTTTTGTGAGTCGAGCAGCGATGTCAGCGCGAAAGCAGCAAGGTGTTCATGATGACTTTTTCTCCGAAGCGAGTAAGAGGACTTTCAGCGCTGCGAACCAGATATCTGAGCTCCTTCGTGAAGCTGAACAATCACGATGCTTTGTTTCGGCACCCTTTGCAGGATACTGCGCCTTTTCCTCCACAACAGTCCACATACTGGGTGTCATATCTGGAAATCCCAACATGAAGCCAACAGCCGAAGCCAATTTGACCACCAACGTCAAGTATCttcacaagatgaagaagtacTGGGGCATGTTTCACTGGATGGTGGAGAATGTGCGCACTCAGTATCGAAATGCCCTGGACGCCATGAGAGCCGGTGCAAATCTGCAAGACCGCGCTGCACAATCGTCTTTCCTTCAATATGGAGACTGGTTCAACCGGTACCCGCATGGTCTCTCTGATGCTGAATTCATGGATCCTGCCACCCATAAACGGAAGGATTCGGGAGCAGATGGCGTTCTTGAAGCAAAGCCCGAGCTGCAATCAGTGGAAGAATACTTCTCCACACTTCCAACACCCCAGAGTGTCGAACATAAGGATACCATTCGCGCTGTGGGACCTAAGAGGAAGCAGAGCGCCAAGAAACAAGCTGGTTTGCCGACACAGTCCGGTCAGCATCTGGAGTCCATGCAAGGGACAGACGCAGACTCGGTCTCTGGGGCTCAGGAACGTAGGTTCTCGGGTGGGCTGGGGCTGCCATCAAACAGTTACAACCCTCTCGCAGTATCGAACGCGCAAAATCCAGCTTACAGCACAGCTATGTCACCTATGAGTCCGGCCAACATGACGGCGTTCTCCCATCATGCTCACACCCCCACATTCTTCCCTCCTGAGTTGCTAGCCATGAACTTTGGACAGGGCGCCAATGGAAATATTGACCCGCTTGATCGTCAGCTTGTCTTTGGCGGATATTCTTTGGACGCCAGCACGGGGTTGGGTGGTGGTCAGGATATAATGAGCGGCCTTGACTGGGACGCTGTTGCTTCAGGAGCTCACCCCGATGGAGGCTTACAAGGCCGGCGGTCTACTGCTAAGGCGGGCATGAATGGGCAAGCAGCTGGTATGGCTGATGGAGCAGGGCTTAGCGGACCGGAAGCATCATCCGCATGGTTCATGCCATTCAACATGGAGCCTCCAGAGATGGGCCAAGATCCCGGCTTCAACATGGGTGGAATTGACCCGTTTACGGGAGTGTTTGGGGGAGGGGGTAGTGGTTTGGCAACGCCGAATGCATTGGGTGGGCTACAGCAACAGGGTCCTTAG